Proteins encoded by one window of Alphaproteobacteria bacterium:
- a CDS encoding sugar phosphate isomerase/epimerase family protein, whose protein sequence is MSDIRDRIGIDTGNKLPTEDAVEWAIANGVRYIDTRIDIAPNALERFTEPACAAIRERCAETGVTLGLHTLSAVNIAEVSPFLRDAADEYLRAYIDAAARLNAAWVEVHAGYHFTDDKPLRMAAGLERLKRATGYAEEKGVQLLLENLNWEPDRAEVHYLAHNVEECLYYFDAIDSPALRWSFTINHATLVPEGIAGFLDAMPVDRLGEVRVADSNGEYERHMQPGEGIVDFTDMFARVEATGFTGHYMCAFGPLDAMLRGRDWMAQRFPN, encoded by the coding sequence ATGAGCGACATCAGGGACCGGATCGGCATCGACACCGGGAACAAGCTGCCGACGGAAGACGCGGTCGAATGGGCAATCGCGAACGGCGTGCGCTATATCGATACGCGGATCGACATCGCGCCCAACGCGCTGGAGCGGTTTACCGAACCCGCCTGCGCCGCGATCCGCGAACGCTGTGCCGAAACCGGCGTGACCCTCGGCCTGCATACCTTATCGGCGGTCAACATCGCCGAAGTCTCGCCCTTCCTGCGCGACGCCGCGGACGAATACCTGCGCGCCTATATCGATGCGGCGGCGCGGCTGAACGCGGCCTGGGTGGAGGTGCATGCGGGCTATCACTTCACAGACGACAAGCCGCTGCGCATGGCGGCGGGGCTGGAACGGCTGAAGCGGGCCACCGGCTACGCGGAGGAGAAAGGCGTGCAACTGCTGCTGGAAAACCTCAATTGGGAGCCGGACCGGGCGGAAGTGCATTACCTCGCCCATAATGTCGAGGAATGCCTGTACTATTTCGACGCCATCGATTCGCCGGCGCTGCGCTGGTCCTTCACCATCAATCACGCAACCCTGGTGCCGGAGGGCATCGCCGGGTTCCTCGACGCCATGCCGGTGGACCGGCTGGGCGAGGTACGGGTGGCCGACAGCAACGGCGAATACGAACGGCACATGCAGCCGGGCGAGGGCATCGTCGATTTCACCGACATGTTCGCCCGCGTCGAGGCGACCGGCTTTACCGGACATTACATGTGCGCCTTCGGCCCGCTGGACGCGATGCTGCGCGGCCGTGACTGGATGGCGCAACGGTTTCCGAACTGA